A DNA window from Atribacterota bacterium contains the following coding sequences:
- a CDS encoding TIGR03915 family putative DNA repair protein codes for MSVVTYDGTFEGFLTLLATLFPRERSLEGLQVVNERLNPENGDFFAEPTTTQPQLAQEFYRQLKVMLPREIFLKLPLFYLCDQALVEISLVRLLRESVQQPQVWKDLTNEHVLHLYRAERAFHREHHRWLGLLRFVELKNRFLFARFEPSLNVLPRLYQHFVRRFPNENFLIFDSRRRLLFSFQDKQTALLWVDAIQLDPSPGEDPFLTLWQAYITEIAVPERKSHSRQRMRLPLRVRPFLTEFWPKNPFPFL; via the coding sequence ATGTCAGTGGTCACCTATGATGGGACATTTGAAGGATTCTTGACCCTTCTGGCCACTCTTTTCCCGAGGGAACGGTCCCTGGAAGGATTACAGGTAGTGAACGAACGACTTAACCCAGAGAACGGTGACTTCTTTGCTGAACCCACCACCACTCAACCTCAACTGGCGCAGGAGTTCTATAGACAGCTTAAGGTCATGCTGCCCCGAGAAATCTTCCTCAAACTTCCGCTCTTTTACCTCTGTGACCAAGCCCTGGTGGAAATTTCCCTCGTTCGGCTTCTCAGAGAGAGCGTACAACAACCTCAGGTCTGGAAAGACCTGACCAATGAACATGTCCTCCATCTTTACCGGGCCGAAAGAGCCTTCCATCGTGAGCATCACCGCTGGTTGGGGCTTCTGCGGTTTGTGGAACTCAAGAATCGTTTTCTCTTTGCCCGTTTCGAACCGTCTTTAAACGTCCTTCCCCGGCTTTATCAGCACTTTGTCCGCCGTTTCCCCAACGAAAATTTTCTCATTTTCGACTCCCGACGAAGGCTCCTCTTTTCCTTTCAAGACAAGCAAACCGCCCTACTGTGGGTGGACGCCATACAACTCGACCCATCCCCTGGAGAAGACCCTTTTTTAACCCTCTGGCAAGCATACATCACCGAAATCGCCGTTCCCGAACGGAAAAGCCATTCCCGACAACGGATGAGGTTACCTCTTCGAGTCAGACCATTTCTAACCGAATTCTGGCCCAAAAACCCATTCCCCTTCCTGTGA
- a CDS encoding putative DNA modification/repair radical SAM protein, whose amino-acid sequence MAEARSQGPLILVPKSDLLTRLSVLAMSARYDNSCSSSGGRRETHPYGLGNSHLSGICHTFSADGRCVSLLKILMTNFCVNDCKYCLNRVSNDVPRAMLTPEEIATITVEFYRRNYIEGLFLSSGMHRHPDATMELMIRAVKILRQAYRFHGYIHLKLIPGTSRELIEEAFLLADRVSTNIEFPTETSLRRLSPQKTLPELYRPLQIVREIYRERTRKAPASTQMIVGATPDTDRTMLSFAEVLYHKRFVRRVYYSAYIPVNQDETLPALVEPPFLREHRLYQADWLLRFYGFTTEDLFEEGEYLSLDTDPKIAWALRHPELFPVEVTTASYQKLIRVPGIGPVSGKRILQARRYGTLSEGVLQKLGVVLKRARYFLTLRGKPLVTLSGSRRKALETRQLSLFPELMEIPHVSGHL is encoded by the coding sequence ATGGCAGAAGCGCGCTCCCAGGGTCCTTTGATTTTGGTACCCAAAAGTGACCTTTTGACCCGGCTTTCGGTTCTGGCGATGTCTGCTCGCTACGATAACTCCTGCAGTAGTTCTGGAGGAAGGCGAGAAACCCATCCTTACGGATTGGGAAACTCGCACCTCAGCGGAATATGCCATACGTTCTCTGCGGATGGACGGTGCGTGTCGCTTCTCAAAATCCTCATGACGAACTTCTGTGTCAATGACTGTAAATACTGCCTCAACCGGGTTTCTAACGACGTCCCCCGAGCCATGCTTACCCCTGAAGAAATTGCCACCATCACGGTTGAATTCTACCGCCGCAACTACATCGAGGGTCTTTTCTTGAGTTCCGGAATGCACCGACACCCCGATGCAACCATGGAGCTGATGATTCGGGCAGTCAAAATTTTGCGCCAGGCGTACCGGTTCCACGGCTACATCCACCTCAAACTCATCCCTGGAACGTCCCGGGAACTCATCGAGGAAGCCTTTCTCCTCGCCGACCGGGTGAGTACCAATATCGAGTTTCCGACCGAAACCTCACTGAGACGACTGAGCCCTCAAAAAACGCTTCCTGAGCTCTACAGGCCCCTGCAGATTGTGCGAGAAATTTACCGAGAGCGGACCCGTAAAGCTCCAGCGTCGACCCAGATGATCGTGGGAGCCACACCAGATACCGACAGAACCATGCTCTCCTTCGCAGAAGTCCTCTATCATAAGCGCTTCGTTCGACGGGTCTACTACTCTGCCTACATCCCGGTTAATCAGGACGAGACCCTTCCAGCCCTGGTTGAACCACCTTTCTTGCGTGAACATCGACTCTACCAGGCGGATTGGCTTCTTCGATTTTACGGATTCACCACGGAGGACCTCTTCGAAGAGGGAGAATATCTCTCCCTTGATACGGATCCCAAAATAGCCTGGGCCCTGAGGCACCCGGAACTCTTTCCGGTTGAAGTGACCACCGCTTCGTACCAAAAGCTCATTCGGGTGCCGGGAATTGGCCCAGTTTCAGGGAAACGAATCCTTCAGGCTCGCCGTTACGGAACCCTCTCGGAAGGGGTATTGCAAAAGCTTGGGGTGGTTCTCAAGCGAGCACGTTACTTCCTCACTCTACGAGGAAAACCCCTTGTCACGCTCTCTGGTTCACGAAGAAAAGCCCTGGAAACGCGGCAACTCTCGCTTTTCCCGGAACTTATGGAAATACCCCATGTCAGTGGTCACCTATGA
- a CDS encoding Gfo/Idh/MocA family oxidoreductase: protein MSVRWGIIGAGGIARRRSIPEVVHYAKESTVVSVMDVEERVLREIAQTFSIPYATTSVEELLRSDCEAVYIASPVFAHSKQCKDALKAGKHVLVEKPMAMKVEEAEEIIALAEEKRLKLGVAFMMRYNVYHRLIKRMIGEGKLGTVVGARAQLTCWYPPLPGAWRQKRELGGGGSLADMGCHCIDLLEWFLGEAQEVIASTASTVHPYEVEDTATALLRFPNGAQGIVDTFFNVPDEASRNVLEIYGTLGAVLCRRTIGQDGGGEMEVFLKEAEGGYNAAQVRTADGFYKVNLDPKPLYAEEFDAMSVWIQGGEKPLIHSEIGLRNLKVVEAAYTSSRTKRWVEIR, encoded by the coding sequence TTGTCAGTCCGCTGGGGAATCATTGGGGCAGGAGGAATTGCCCGACGAAGGAGTATTCCAGAAGTTGTGCATTATGCTAAGGAGAGTACCGTCGTTTCAGTAATGGACGTCGAAGAAAGAGTCCTGCGGGAAATAGCGCAAACTTTTTCCATTCCTTACGCGACGACGTCTGTTGAAGAGCTTTTACGGAGTGATTGCGAAGCGGTATACATTGCTTCTCCGGTTTTTGCCCATTCAAAGCAGTGCAAGGACGCCCTCAAAGCAGGGAAACACGTGCTGGTGGAAAAACCGATGGCGATGAAAGTCGAGGAAGCTGAGGAAATCATCGCCCTGGCAGAGGAAAAAAGGCTGAAATTAGGCGTTGCTTTTATGATGCGTTACAATGTCTACCATCGTTTGATTAAAAGGATGATTGGAGAGGGAAAACTCGGAACCGTGGTTGGTGCACGGGCCCAACTCACCTGCTGGTATCCTCCTTTACCCGGGGCATGGCGTCAAAAAAGAGAGCTCGGGGGTGGAGGGTCACTTGCCGACATGGGTTGTCACTGTATCGACCTTTTAGAGTGGTTCCTGGGCGAGGCGCAGGAAGTCATTGCCTCCACTGCTTCCACAGTTCACCCTTATGAAGTCGAAGACACGGCGACGGCTCTGCTCCGTTTTCCAAACGGTGCACAGGGGATAGTCGATACTTTCTTCAACGTTCCCGACGAAGCCTCACGCAATGTCCTCGAAATTTATGGAACCCTTGGTGCGGTACTCTGTCGACGAACCATCGGCCAGGATGGGGGCGGAGAAATGGAAGTCTTTCTCAAAGAAGCGGAGGGAGGGTACAACGCCGCTCAGGTACGGACTGCGGATGGATTTTACAAAGTAAATCTTGACCCCAAACCCCTGTACGCCGAGGAGTTTGACGCCATGAGCGTCTGGATCCAGGGAGGAGAAAAGCCACTCATCCACTCCGAAATCGGTTTGCGAAACCTGAAAGTCGTCGAAGCCGCGTATACCTCTTCCCGTACGAAACGGTGGGTAGAGATACGATGA
- a CDS encoding cyclase family protein has product MGKLFDLTGPIENGLWGYHELPGLEHIVPRVEINHIASIDNNGFFASKVVLSTISGTYLEAGSHILKDGKTLDQYPLERFYLSAKILRLPTQREKSIIGRQILEKNTPPISPGEALLIDTGWGTRWNTPGYVLSCPNFDEEALLWIIEQNISLLGVDVPCIESAWSDDEEGEKGSMLGKLFAHDILLLAPLIGLERISSPRGTLICLPINLKGTSGAPCRAIFIENDDHV; this is encoded by the coding sequence ATGGGAAAGTTGTTTGACCTCACCGGTCCCATTGAGAATGGTCTGTGGGGATACCATGAGTTACCAGGCTTAGAACACATCGTCCCACGTGTCGAGATCAACCATATTGCCTCAATCGACAATAATGGATTTTTTGCCTCAAAGGTGGTGCTGTCAACGATTTCTGGGACCTACCTTGAGGCTGGATCCCATATTCTCAAAGATGGAAAAACTCTAGACCAATATCCGCTTGAACGTTTTTATCTCTCTGCAAAAATTCTCAGGTTACCAACGCAACGAGAAAAAAGCATCATTGGCCGCCAAATTTTAGAAAAAAACACTCCCCCAATTTCTCCAGGCGAGGCACTTTTGATTGACACCGGATGGGGAACACGATGGAATACTCCAGGGTATGTGTTGTCTTGCCCCAATTTTGATGAAGAAGCTCTCCTCTGGATAATTGAACAGAATATAAGCCTTCTCGGCGTCGATGTGCCCTGCATTGAATCCGCCTGGTCAGATGATGAGGAAGGCGAAAAAGGGAGTATGTTAGGTAAGCTTTTCGCTCACGACATTTTACTGCTTGCCCCTCTGATCGGATTGGAGAGGATCTCCTCTCCACGAGGGACGTTAATTTGTTTGCCCATCAACCTCAAAGGAACGTCCGGGGCGCCATGTAGAGCGATTTTTATTGAAAATGATGACCACGTTTGA
- a CDS encoding SDR family oxidoreductase gives MIFNQKVIVITGAGSGIGRATALLFAYRGGKVCVLDKDFIRAKETVHLIQQENGVGIPLEVDVSNWDTVMEAVNAVIEHFGRIDVLVNNAALEFSADLCHTHEEEWDKIMAVNLKGCFLVAKAVLPLMMRQRSGVIINISSISGLLGWPNSAVYCASKGGVIQLSRQMAVDYAPYNIRVNCVCPGTTLTPMIERLFRLERDREEAMRKIAEMHPLGRFAQPEEIAEAICFLASEDASFVTGAVLPVDGGYTAK, from the coding sequence ATGATTTTCAATCAAAAGGTAATTGTAATCACTGGAGCAGGGTCAGGGATCGGGAGAGCGACTGCTCTCCTGTTCGCGTACCGAGGGGGGAAGGTGTGTGTTCTTGACAAAGATTTTATCCGTGCGAAAGAAACCGTGCATTTAATCCAGCAAGAAAATGGTGTGGGCATACCCTTGGAAGTTGACGTCTCGAATTGGGATACGGTCATGGAAGCCGTGAATGCAGTGATAGAACACTTTGGCAGGATTGACGTGCTGGTCAATAATGCTGCTTTAGAATTCAGCGCTGATTTGTGCCATACTCATGAAGAGGAATGGGATAAAATTATGGCGGTCAACCTCAAAGGGTGTTTCCTGGTGGCAAAAGCAGTTTTACCCCTCATGATGCGCCAGCGCAGCGGGGTAATCATCAATATTTCCTCCATTTCTGGTCTTCTCGGATGGCCGAACTCAGCGGTATACTGTGCTTCCAAAGGTGGCGTGATTCAATTGAGTCGTCAGATGGCAGTCGACTATGCACCATACAACATCCGCGTCAATTGCGTGTGTCCTGGTACGACCCTTACCCCGATGATTGAAAGGCTATTCCGCCTGGAACGGGACCGCGAAGAAGCCATGCGAAAGATCGCCGAAATGCATCCCTTGGGGAGGTTTGCCCAACCTGAAGAAATTGCCGAAGCCATTTGTTTTTTGGCTTCTGAAGACGCCTCTTTCGTAACCGGAGCGGTACTGCCGGTCGATGGTGGATACACGGCAAAATAG
- a CDS encoding glucose 1-dehydrogenase, giving the protein MIRRFIHKVVLVTGAGSGIGQAIAVRFAQEGAIVGINYHKNRDGAEKTLEMVFTQGSEGMMLQADVSVAREVDEMVSALIEKYGVIDVLVNNSGIGSPSSPDRVHEITEKDWDRVVEVNLKGYMLTAKAVLPHFIARKKGSIVNIASIRGLLGSPMLASYCASKGGVVLLTKAMALDYASHGIRVNCICPGFIETEMFRNYLSLQKDPHATRDKFAKMALINRIGQPEEIASVCAFLASDAASFITGVALPVDGGYTANGVKEI; this is encoded by the coding sequence GTGATAAGGCGTTTTATCCATAAGGTAGTTCTGGTAACTGGCGCAGGTTCCGGCATCGGTCAGGCCATTGCGGTGCGTTTCGCCCAAGAGGGCGCCATTGTGGGTATTAACTATCATAAAAACAGGGATGGAGCGGAAAAAACCTTAGAAATGGTGTTTACCCAGGGAAGCGAGGGCATGATGCTCCAAGCGGATGTAAGTGTGGCCCGTGAAGTCGACGAAATGGTATCGGCGCTCATTGAAAAATATGGCGTAATCGATGTGTTAGTGAATAACAGTGGAATAGGAAGTCCCTCTTCTCCAGACAGGGTACATGAAATTACAGAGAAAGATTGGGACCGGGTAGTCGAAGTCAATTTAAAAGGATATATGCTCACTGCCAAAGCGGTGCTGCCCCACTTCATTGCTAGAAAGAAAGGATCGATTGTTAACATCGCCTCTATCCGAGGATTATTGGGTAGTCCAATGTTAGCCTCCTATTGTGCCTCAAAGGGGGGAGTAGTTCTTTTAACCAAGGCCATGGCCCTTGATTACGCCAGTCATGGAATCAGGGTGAATTGTATCTGCCCAGGCTTTATCGAGACCGAGATGTTCCGCAACTATCTGAGTCTTCAAAAGGATCCGCATGCCACCCGAGATAAGTTTGCTAAGATGGCCCTAATAAATCGGATTGGACAACCCGAAGAGATTGCCTCAGTATGCGCTTTTTTGGCATCCGATGCTGCTTCGTTCATCACCGGTGTTGCCTTACCGGTTGACGGTGGCTATACTGCAAATGGTGTAAAGGAGATATGA
- a CDS encoding ABC transporter permease: MRYALTSQTKIIIALLLVNVVIMFSLSFLSPTFLTYGNISSLLTRMSELGVLATAVTVTFISGGFDLSIGAVMALSGMIAGYSVLSGLPLFFAISFSLLAGVLVGLMNTLFIIKLRLQPFVVTLATMTMVRSIVYGFMRGKTITAFPESLLSLGDMYVFGIPSLFIILIICAAFTALLLKRTILGRYIFALGGNERTAFLSGVPVNTIKCFVYIFSGLLSALAGLLLVIRIRAAIPDAGLNAPLEVITAVVIGGTSIKGGKGSLLGSLLGIFAMFLLINGFSLLGLNPFWSVIVLGIILIVVVGQEGIMMPLITFFLGKTRHRVD, from the coding sequence ATGAGATACGCATTGACCAGCCAGACAAAGATCATTATTGCACTGCTTTTGGTAAACGTGGTCATTATGTTTTCGCTCTCTTTTCTTTCTCCGACCTTTTTGACCTATGGGAATATCTCATCCCTGCTCACTCGAATGAGTGAACTCGGAGTGTTAGCTACGGCAGTGACAGTGACTTTCATTAGCGGTGGCTTTGACCTTTCAATCGGAGCGGTTATGGCTTTGAGTGGTATGATTGCAGGTTATTCCGTACTCTCAGGTCTACCCCTCTTTTTTGCCATTTCCTTCTCGCTTTTAGCGGGGGTGTTGGTCGGCTTGATGAACACTCTGTTCATCATTAAGCTTCGTTTACAACCCTTTGTGGTCACTTTAGCGACGATGACCATGGTGCGTAGCATCGTATACGGGTTTATGCGGGGTAAGACCATCACAGCCTTTCCAGAATCTTTGCTCAGTCTGGGAGACATGTATGTTTTTGGGATTCCCTCTCTGTTTATCATTTTAATCATTTGCGCTGCATTTACCGCTCTCCTCCTAAAAAGAACGATTCTGGGCCGATACATCTTTGCCCTGGGGGGAAATGAACGCACTGCGTTTCTCTCTGGAGTACCAGTGAATACAATAAAGTGTTTTGTGTATATCTTCAGCGGGCTCTTGTCGGCTCTGGCGGGCCTACTCCTAGTGATTCGAATTCGGGCAGCGATTCCTGACGCCGGTTTAAATGCTCCTCTTGAGGTGATCACTGCAGTCGTCATTGGTGGTACATCCATTAAAGGTGGCAAGGGTTCCTTACTCGGTTCGCTTTTGGGTATTTTCGCCATGTTCCTCTTGATTAACGGTTTCAGCCTCTTAGGCTTGAACCCGTTCTGGTCCGTCATCGTATTAGGAATTATCCTCATCGTCGTGGTTGGTCAAGAAGGAATTATGATGCCTCTTATTACTTTTTTTCTTGGGAAAACTCGCCATCGAGTGGATTAG
- a CDS encoding ABC transporter permease → MTGKRIVLWHLFDRAKFRELPILLYILLMVVFFSFTTSGFWAVRNFENLSRQIAVVGIISTGMTLVILTGGIDLSVGSILAFSISIGGAGIPQGRPIWLIYPLILFLGTILGFTNGILITRISVPALIITLGTMNIFRGITMVITRGIYITPIPAAYTIVGRGYLPFLFLLVVILVFMFITLRTRFGRNIYAIGGGEQAALYSGVPVIKYKVIVYTLSGFLSAFAGLILIGRSGFIQPQAGVGYEMNAIAAVVIGGTSIFGGTGSILGTFFGATLMGLILTGLTMRAVDPYWQGLVTGILVVLAISLDSLRQMRSHGQPFAER, encoded by the coding sequence ATGACTGGAAAAAGAATCGTTCTTTGGCATCTATTCGACAGGGCCAAGTTTCGTGAACTTCCTATTTTGCTCTACATTCTTCTTATGGTTGTGTTCTTCTCGTTCACTACATCTGGTTTTTGGGCTGTGAGAAATTTTGAGAATCTCTCCAGACAAATTGCGGTGGTGGGAATCATCTCTACAGGTATGACGCTTGTAATCCTCACCGGTGGAATCGATCTTTCTGTAGGCTCAATCCTTGCCTTTTCGATCAGCATTGGTGGAGCAGGAATTCCTCAAGGGAGGCCAATCTGGCTGATTTACCCCCTGATTCTCTTCCTTGGAACTATACTGGGCTTCACCAATGGTATCCTGATTACCAGGATTTCGGTCCCGGCACTCATCATTACACTCGGTACAATGAATATCTTCCGCGGAATCACTATGGTGATTACTCGAGGAATTTATATTACCCCCATTCCCGCAGCGTACACAATCGTTGGAAGAGGTTACCTCCCTTTCCTCTTCCTCCTGGTCGTTATTTTGGTATTTATGTTTATCACTCTGCGCACCCGTTTCGGAAGAAATATATACGCCATTGGAGGCGGTGAACAGGCAGCTCTCTACTCAGGCGTACCGGTAATAAAATACAAAGTTATCGTCTACACACTCTCCGGATTTCTTTCCGCTTTCGCCGGTCTCATTTTAATTGGTCGAAGTGGTTTTATTCAGCCTCAAGCAGGTGTGGGATATGAGATGAACGCGATCGCAGCAGTGGTGATTGGTGGAACGAGCATCTTTGGGGGCACAGGAAGTATTTTAGGAACCTTTTTTGGTGCGACCTTAATGGGTCTCATTTTGACTGGTCTGACCATGCGAGCAGTCGATCCGTATTGGCAAGGTCTGGTAACCGGCATTCTTGTGGTGTTGGCTATTTCCCTTGACTCGCTACGGCAGATGAGAAGTCACGGTCAACCCTTTGCGGAACGATAG
- a CDS encoding sugar ABC transporter ATP-binding protein, translating into MANIMIAFDHISKSFPGVQALNDVSFSIAKGEVHGLVGENGAGKSTLIKILSGIITDYEGRVFIDGQAVAFRSPHHAQSLGVATIFQELTMIRELPVFENIFLGREPVLRGGIIDRNSMREQSQKVLRYLDSTIHPDDLVGRLSIANQQIVEICKALVLNAKVIVMDEPTSSLTEHEVEQLFSLIQRLKDSGITVIYVSHKIEEIFRICDMITVLRDGKYIGSVQKNASNPDEVIRMMVGRSMNERFPFRERKRGQKLLEVRNLSRKGEFEEVSFSLYQGEIVGFAGLIGAGRTELARTLFGATYPHAGEIQVKQRIFPGFSNPREAFQAGIAYLPEDRKGEGLVLCLPVRENIALSILRRLSSRLWVDRQTESRVVDRFIKDLQIKVYHPDQIVETLSGGNQQKVVISKLLATKSEIFIFDEPTRGIDVGAKYEIYKIMNDLTQEGKGIIFISSELPEIMGISDRIYCMRGGRLVKEFRREEVTPEKIMYILTGGREQ; encoded by the coding sequence ATGGCAAACATCATGATCGCGTTCGACCACATTTCAAAAAGCTTTCCCGGTGTACAAGCACTCAACGATGTGTCTTTTTCAATTGCAAAGGGCGAGGTCCACGGCTTGGTCGGTGAAAACGGGGCAGGAAAAAGTACTCTCATCAAGATATTGTCGGGGATAATCACCGATTACGAGGGGCGGGTTTTTATCGATGGCCAAGCTGTGGCATTCCGTTCGCCCCACCATGCTCAGAGTTTGGGTGTCGCAACGATTTTTCAAGAGCTCACCATGATTCGAGAACTCCCTGTTTTTGAAAACATTTTCTTGGGCAGAGAACCAGTGCTTCGAGGAGGCATAATCGATCGGAACTCTATGCGTGAGCAAAGTCAAAAGGTTTTGCGTTATTTGGACTCAACGATCCACCCGGATGACCTCGTTGGGCGGCTTTCGATTGCTAATCAACAAATAGTGGAAATCTGCAAGGCATTGGTTCTCAACGCCAAAGTCATCGTCATGGATGAACCGACCTCATCCTTGACGGAGCACGAGGTGGAACAACTCTTCTCGCTTATTCAACGTCTTAAAGATTCAGGAATCACTGTCATTTACGTGTCACACAAAATAGAGGAAATATTCCGCATTTGCGATATGATTACAGTGCTCAGAGACGGGAAGTACATCGGGTCAGTTCAAAAGAATGCCTCCAATCCTGACGAAGTCATCCGAATGATGGTAGGTCGCTCAATGAACGAACGTTTTCCCTTTCGGGAGAGAAAACGGGGACAAAAACTTCTGGAGGTACGGAATCTCTCGCGAAAAGGCGAATTTGAAGAAGTCAGTTTTTCCCTTTACCAGGGAGAAATTGTCGGTTTCGCAGGATTAATAGGAGCTGGTAGAACTGAACTAGCTCGAACCCTTTTTGGAGCCACGTACCCACATGCTGGAGAAATTCAGGTGAAACAAAGAATATTCCCCGGATTTTCAAACCCTCGAGAAGCTTTTCAAGCTGGAATCGCCTATCTTCCTGAAGATCGAAAAGGAGAGGGTTTGGTACTGTGTCTTCCTGTACGAGAAAATATTGCTCTCTCAATCTTGCGTAGGCTCTCTTCCCGCTTGTGGGTTGACCGTCAAACCGAGTCAAGGGTAGTTGACCGATTCATCAAAGACTTGCAAATCAAGGTGTACCATCCAGACCAGATAGTGGAAACCCTCTCTGGAGGGAATCAACAAAAAGTTGTTATATCAAAACTCCTTGCGACAAAATCCGAAATTTTCATTTTTGACGAACCGACCCGTGGCATCGATGTGGGGGCCAAATACGAAATCTATAAAATCATGAACGACCTCACCCAGGAGGGAAAGGGTATAATCTTTATTTCGTCAGAGCTTCCCGAAATCATGGGAATCTCGGATCGCATATACTGTATGAGGGGTGGACGCCTAGTGAAAGAATTTCGGCGGGAAGAAGTAACCCCAGAAAAAATCATGTATATTCTTACCGGAGGAAGGGAGCAATGA
- a CDS encoding autoinducer 2 ABC transporter substrate-binding protein — protein MKKIGFGLVTVILCLGLVWTVGAKDVEIAVIPLSLGHPWWVRCEEGAKKAAQDLGIKVVFTAPEREDAARQLDFFKDQVNRGVDAIVLAAVDAEAMAKPISDAIKKGIPVFGFDIGAPGTEVIWTASGWEPTQSGINIGKGLAEEIGYKGKVAILTGGLGSPFLAKRQQAIEKVLSEYPEISIVGVFANDNDYEKALSQCESILQAHPDLAGFASTVTTGVPAAVQALVNAGLAGKVAVWGVALPKQNAEAVKKGWVKGALALDPAQMTYLGVQIAYNYLISKSLPEPGQDFGWAGVPVTIPEERFSYVPDTLLTPENVDIFDF, from the coding sequence ATGAAGAAAATCGGGTTTGGTTTGGTGACGGTGATCCTCTGTTTAGGTCTTGTGTGGACAGTGGGAGCAAAAGACGTTGAAATTGCTGTCATTCCCCTTTCTCTAGGACATCCTTGGTGGGTTCGATGTGAAGAGGGAGCAAAAAAAGCGGCTCAAGATCTCGGTATCAAAGTTGTTTTTACGGCACCGGAACGCGAAGACGCAGCCCGTCAACTTGACTTTTTTAAAGACCAGGTAAATCGGGGCGTTGATGCGATTGTCTTAGCTGCTGTAGATGCCGAAGCAATGGCGAAGCCGATATCAGATGCCATTAAAAAGGGTATCCCCGTTTTTGGTTTCGATATCGGTGCCCCTGGAACGGAGGTGATTTGGACTGCATCTGGTTGGGAACCAACCCAGAGTGGGATCAACATTGGAAAAGGGCTAGCAGAAGAAATAGGATACAAAGGGAAAGTAGCCATTTTGACCGGCGGTTTAGGTTCGCCGTTCTTAGCCAAAAGACAACAAGCCATAGAGAAGGTGCTGAGCGAATATCCTGAAATCAGCATCGTGGGAGTTTTTGCGAATGATAATGATTACGAAAAAGCACTCAGCCAGTGTGAGTCAATCCTCCAGGCCCATCCTGATCTTGCCGGTTTTGCCAGCACCGTTACGACCGGTGTCCCTGCCGCCGTGCAGGCATTAGTGAATGCCGGCTTAGCGGGGAAGGTCGCTGTTTGGGGTGTTGCACTTCCAAAACAAAACGCAGAAGCAGTGAAGAAAGGCTGGGTGAAAGGAGCGTTGGCGCTCGACCCAGCTCAAATGACGTATCTCGGCGTTCAAATTGCCTACAATTACTTAATCAGCAAATCTCTCCCCGAGCCCGGACAGGATTTCGGTTGGGCAGGCGTCCCGGTTACGATACCGGAAGAACGCTTCTCATACGTTCCTGATACTCTGTTAACCCCGGAGAACGTCGACATATTTGATTTTTGA